The stretch of DNA ATGGAGGTCCCCCGAGGCTTCACCCACGATGAGATAGTATTTCATAATTGGCAATTGAGAATGGACAATTGAGAATGGAGAAAGGGGAATAGATGGCTGAGCGGGAGTAGAACGACTGACAACCGATGGGTCCTTACTCCTCTCCCGCTGGGGAAGAGGCCTCCCACCAACTGCTTTCCATCCATTGTAGCCGTTCCATAGACGGATAATCGGTGACATCGATTCTCGTGGGAGTCACCGCTACAAAACCGTTATTGAGAGCCCACAGGTCGGTATCGGCGGCATCAGGTTCCTCACTTTGGAAGTGGCCCGTTATCCAATAATAGTCGAATCCGCGCGGATGGAGCTTCTTTTCGCACTCGTTCACCCAGCAACCACGGTTCATTCGACACACTTTGATGCCCTTCAACTGCTTCGTTGGTGGGAAATTGACGTTCAGACACACATCCGTGGGCAGTCCGTCGGTGAGAACCCGGCGCACGATAGCCCTTATCACAGGGCGCAGGGGGGAGAAATCGGCCTCCTCGCTCTCGTCGCACAGCGAGAAACCCACAGCGGGCACATGCTTTAAGCAGCCTTCTATCACTGCGCCCATCGTGCCAGAGTAATGCACATTCACAGCGGCATTACCGCCATGGTTGATTCCACTGAGAACGAGATGAGGCTTCCGACCGTCGAGAAGCTCGCTAAAGGCCAGTTTGATACAGTCTACGGGCGTTCCGCTGCACGACCACACCGCGGCAGTCTCAATGTCTTTCCGTCGTTTCAGTCGTAAAGGTTCCGCCACCGAGAAAGCTCCCGCAAAGCCAGAACGGCCCGCTTCGGGTGCGCATACAATGATATGGGCCACGTCGGCCAGCATCTTCACCAGCGAACGCAAACCCTTGGCATGGTAGCCATCGTCGTTCGAGATGAGAATAAGGGGCTTTTCTTCTTTCATTTCCGTTTCTTACCAGTTGTTATTCCTCTACAAAAATACGCAAAATCGCCGGAATAACGACAGTCCTTCTTGTCCAAAACACATTTCTTGATCCGCAACCAACGGCATAAACGCACGCCTCCCATTTGCAAAAGCTAAGAAAACGAAGGCCAAAAGCTAAGAAAACGAGGTGCAAAAGCTAAGAGATGGGAGTCTATTTTCTTAGCTTTTGCAAGATGCTTGATCATCGTCTGATTGTTAAGTACTTTCTCTTCCTCTTGAACAAATCCGTAGAAATAGGCCTATCCAATGGTATCGGCGAGAGAAAAGAACAAAAAGAGGCCGCCCAACGGAAGGCCCGAAAGCATTCCAAGGGGCGGCAGTTACCCTGTTTCTTCTTAATACCTTAACTAAGTTCTAATCCAATTGAGCGTTTTTACTCTTTTTCTAATTTACCTAAACTATGAACTATATTCCTATCTATAGAGCATTTCTATTCTTCATTGGATGGGACAAAACCTGCAAAGGAGGCGGTTTTCACAACCTTCCCGGCAGGCGTTCATGCTCCCGTGAGTCGGCGAAGCTCGCTCAAAAGCCGCTCTAAAGGCACGCCGGAACGGTCGCTCATCATCTGCACATCCACCTTACCGATCATCAGTTTGCCCAGTGGCGTATTGAGCATCTTGAAC from Prevotella sp. oral taxon 475 encodes:
- the surE gene encoding 5'/3'-nucleotidase SurE produces the protein MKEEKPLILISNDDGYHAKGLRSLVKMLADVAHIIVCAPEAGRSGFAGAFSVAEPLRLKRRKDIETAAVWSCSGTPVDCIKLAFSELLDGRKPHLVLSGINHGGNAAVNVHYSGTMGAVIEGCLKHVPAVGFSLCDESEEADFSPLRPVIRAIVRRVLTDGLPTDVCLNVNFPPTKQLKGIKVCRMNRGCWVNECEKKLHPRGFDYYWITGHFQSEEPDAADTDLWALNNGFVAVTPTRIDVTDYPSMERLQWMESSWWEASSPAGEE